The DNA window CGGTACTGGCGCGAGGCTTTTCGGCTGCCGTCGATGGACCTGGCGGAGACCCGCGCGAAGGTCGACCGGACGGTGGTCGGAACCGAGCACCTCGAGAAGGCGATGGCCGAGGGCAAGGGTGCGGTCCTCGCCCTGCCGCACAGCGGGAACTGGGACATGGCCGGAGTGTGGTGCACTCAGACGTGGGGTGGGTTGTCCACCGTCGCCGAGCGCCTGAAGCCGGAGTCGCTGTACCGGCGGTTCGTCGCGTACCGGGAGAGCCTCGGCATGGAGATCTTCCCCCTCAGCGGCGGCGAGCAGCCCCCGTTCGGTGAGCTGGCGAAGCGGTTGCGCGAGAACAAGGTCGTGTGCCTGCTCGGTGAACGCGATCTGGCCGCCAAGGGCGTGCCGGTGACGTTCTTCGGCGAGCCCACGCGCATGCCGGCCGGCCCGGCCAAGCTCGCGATCGAGACCGGGGCGGCGTTGCTGCCCGTCCACTGCTG is part of the Rhodococcus sp. SGAir0479 genome and encodes:
- a CDS encoding phosphatidylinositol mannoside acyltransferase, which produces MTFSERATDLGYAAGWRVVRALPERMATALFDAGADFAARRGGGPQQLRRNLARVLGVPPEQVPDELLRDSLRSYARYWREAFRLPSMDLAETRAKVDRTVVGTEHLEKAMAEGKGAVLALPHSGNWDMAGVWCTQTWGGLSTVAERLKPESLYRRFVAYRESLGMEIFPLSGGEQPPFGELAKRLRENKVVCLLGERDLAAKGVPVTFFGEPTRMPAGPAKLAIETGAALLPVHCWFVDGGWGFSIDPPVDVSVGVDGATQALADRYAANIAAHPADWHMLQPLWLDDLSEARRARMESR